One region of Oryza glaberrima chromosome 7, OglaRS2, whole genome shotgun sequence genomic DNA includes:
- the LOC127779516 gene encoding non-specific lipid transfer protein GPI-anchored 5-like, with translation MAVARGVALAVVLAAAAAILAASPGAAQGGGGSCMTEIISLASCLGYMSGNSSAPKPSCCTALSSVVTSKPACLCAVLGGGASSLGVTINNTRALELPAACNVKTPPASQCSTVGVPMPSPATPTTPATPAAPAVPSETPAGTSGSKATPTTATTTTGQSASGGSVGKAASMATVVVSVAFALIHV, from the exons ATGGCGGTCGCAAGAGGAGTTGCACTGGCCgttgtgctcgccgccgcggcggcgatcctCGCGGCGAGCCCCGGCgcggcgcagggcggcggcggcagctgcatGACGGAGATAATCAGCCTGGCGTCGTGCCTGGGCTACATGTCCGGGAACTCGTCGGCGCCGAAGCCGTCGTGCTGCACGGCGCTGTCGAGCGTGGTGACGTCCAAGCCGGCGTGCCTCTGCgccgtgctcggcggcggcgcctcctcgcTCGGCGTCACCATCAACAACACTCGCGCCCTCGAGCTCCCCGCCGCCTGCAACGTCAAGACCCCTCCGGCCAGCCAGTGCAGCA CTGTCGGCGTCCCGATGCCATCTCCGGctacgccgacgacgccggcgacaccAGCGGCACCGGCGGTGCCAAGCGAGACTCCGGCGGGAACCAGCGGGTCGAAGGCgactccgacgacggcgaccaccacAACCGGGCAGAGTGCTTCCGGCGGGAGCGTCGGCAAGGCGGCGTCCATGGCGACCGTCGTCGTTTCAGTGGCGTTTGCACTGATCCATGTTTGA